One window from the genome of Labeo rohita strain BAU-BD-2019 unplaced genomic scaffold, IGBB_LRoh.1.0 scaffold_57, whole genome shotgun sequence encodes:
- the LOC127161166 gene encoding uncharacterized protein LOC127161166, with the protein MKRLICILLLLETFVFAVQQQVDGGRSENEISPQLSSEDRRQNPTQTDTVRAETLNDSQQNCHLYFPDIHAALRELTATVTEQKANIRALETRLRDAEQAAEQQTLLLEELNKKNDEISNLTQSQVEELRKENRDRQIAFSAALMQSTSGNVGPFTTDITLTYRNVFTNIGNAYNPITGIFTAPLKGAYMFRISVHGTAIQTYPSTVSIIKNGEHVVTAHAHQAVNVVNSSNGVVLLLEVGDVIFVRLLANRRISDSQNNYNTFSGFLLFPLK; encoded by the exons ATGAAGAGATTAATTTGTATCCTACTGCTGTTAGAAACCTTTGTGTTTGCTGTACAGCAGCAGGTAGATGGAGGACGCAGTGAGAATGAGATCAGTCCACAGCTCAGCTCTGAGGACAGAAGACAGAATCCAACTCAGACAGACACTGTGAGAGCTGAAACTTTAAATGACAGCCAACAAAATTGCCATCTGTACTTCCCTGACATCCATGCAGCCCTGAGAGAACTGACGGCCACGGTTACAGAGCAGAAAGCAAACATCAGAGCTTTAGAGACACGACTGAGGGATGCTGAGCAAGCTGCAGAACAACAGACACTCCTCCTGGAAGAGCTGAACAAGAAAAATGATG AAATTTCAAACCTTACTCAGAGTCAAGTGGAGGAGTTGAGAAAGGAAAACAGAG acagacagatagctTTTTCAGCTGCACTGATGCAATCTACCAGTGGAAATGTTGGTCCCTTTACCACTGACATCACACTAACCTACAGGAACGTCTTCACAAACATAGGAAATGCCTACAACCCAATTACAG GTATTTTCACAGCCCCACTGAAAGGAGCATACATGTTCAGAATCTCTGTGCATGGTACAGCAATCCAAACATATCCATCAACTGTCTCTATTATTAAGAATGGAGAGCATGTAGTTACAGCACATGCTCATCAGGCTGTGAATGTGGTAAACTCCTCAAATGGAGTTGTGTTGCTCCTGGAGGTTGGAGATGTCATCTTTGTGAGACTTTTGGCAAACAGGAGGATATCAGATAGCCAGAATAACTACAACACATTCAGTGGCTTCCTATTGTTTCccttaaagtga